The candidate division WOR-3 bacterium region TACTTTCATAAATGTCCCTTCATTTATTTATCTTAGGTAATAGCGACTTGCTAATGGCAGTTAGCAAAATTAGATATATTTTCAATTTATGCTTTTTCAACTTTACCGGAACGAAGACAACGAGTGCAGACCCAAATTTTTTTAGTTTCGCCTTCAATTTTTGCTCGTATTCGTTGAAGATTTGGTTCCCATCGTCGTTTTGTCACATTATGGGCATGGCTAATATTAGAACCAACCACGCCAACTTTGCCACAAATTTCACAATGTTTTGCCATATGCTCCTCCAATTGGGAACAATTAAATTCTAAATTCATATTTAAACAAGTTGTATTTCAATATAGACACCTTTTATTAATAGTAAAAAATACTAAACTCAATAATATAAAATACAAGATTTACTAATAATGTCAAGTGTTGTTATTGAGATTATTTTACTTCTTTGTGATTCTTTAGTGTATGTTGTCTGCGACTTTTTTCTTGACAGATAGAATTTTTTGGTGTATGATAAAATTATGGCACATAAGAAAGGCGCAAGTTCATCAAGAAATGGCAGAGATAGCCATGGTCAGAGATTAGGCGTTAAGGCATATGCGGGCGAATTGGTTAATGCCGGCAGTATTATCATTAGACAACGCGGAACTATCTTCTTACCCGGATTAAATGTTGGTCGGGGTAAAGATGACACACTGTTCGCAATGGCTTCAGGTATTGTCAGATTTGAACGAGTT contains the following coding sequences:
- the rpmA gene encoding 50S ribosomal protein L27 — its product is MAHKKGASSSRNGRDSHGQRLGVKAYAGELVNAGSIIIRQRGTIFLPGLNVGRGKDDTLFAMASGIVRFERVSRNKKRVSVYPVSESNIPLSN
- the rpmB gene encoding 50S ribosomal protein L28 produces the protein MAKHCEICGKVGVVGSNISHAHNVTKRRWEPNLQRIRAKIEGETKKIWVCTRCLRSGKVEKA